One Isoptericola dokdonensis DS-3 genomic window, ACCTGGACACGACGATCCTGGCGGCGGTGTGCGACGACGGCGAAGAGGTCGCGTACACCGGCCCTGATTGCTCCGAGGACTCCTACGAGCTTCCCGCTCTGTTCTCCGTGACGGTCCGCGACGACGGCTCCACCACGCCGCCGGTCTTCGAAGCCGAAGGCGTGTGCGTCACTCCCGCGGACCTCGCCGACGAGGCCCGCCGCGCCTGGCGCACGATGCCGATCGAACCCGCGCAGATCCAGCTCGAGGTCGAACGGGACTGGGCGATCGTCAATCTCGGCGTCCACCCTCGCACCACGGACGAGCCGCAGATCATGGACACCATGCTCCTCGGCGTCCCGGTCCAGCTCCAGGCCGTACCCACCGAGTACACCTGGGATCCCGGCGACGACTCCGATCCCGTCACGACCACACACCCGGGTGACCGCTACGACTCCCCCGACGCCATCCACCTTCCGTACCCCGCGCCTGGCGTCTTCACCCTCACCCTGACCACGACCTGGGAGGGTCAGTTCCGCATCACGGGGACGCCGTCCTGGACCTCGATCGACGGCACCGTCACGACCGACGACTCCACCGACCCGATCGAGGTGCACGACGCCGAGGTCCGACTCACCAATTGACGGACAAGGCCTGCGCACCGCCGCACGATGCGAGTGCGTTCCCCTGACATCCCTGCGCTGACTCGGCGCGCGCCACGCTGACTCGCCACGTTCTGCGCTGACTCAACGCGTCCTGCGCTGACTCGCGCCGCCCCGCGCTGACTCGCGCCGCCTTGCGCTGACTCGCGCCGCCCCGCGCTGACTCGCGCCGCCTTGCGCTGACTCGCGCCGTTCCCGGCAACCGGACGAACGGCGCAGAGCGGTGGATCTTGGGCTCGGGAGGCCGTGGCACGACGCCGGTCGGACCGAAAATGCTGGACTTCCGGGCATCTCACCTCTAGTTTTCATCGTGACGGACGCCACAGCGGCGCCCGTCCGGTGGTTGCTGAGCGACCGCCGCCGCCCGAGCCATCGACCCGACGAGGAGCCGCCAGCAGCGCACCGACCATCCAGGTCGGGCGCACCACCGGAAGGAGCAGGACCGTGGCCGACGTGCTGGTCCTCAACGCCGGCTACGAGCCGCTGCACCGCGTGTCCGTCAAGCACGCCATCACGATGCTGGTGCGCGAGGTGGCGGTGGTGGAGGAGTTCGTCGAGGGTGCGTCGTTCGGCCCGTATCCGCTGCCGCGGGTCCTCCGCCTGGTCCGGTACGTGACGATGCGGTGGGTGTACCGAGGTGGTGGGCGTCCGTCGGTGACGAAGGACGGCGTGAAGCGGCGGGACGGTGCGTGCGCGTACTGCGGTGGTCCGGCGCAGACCGTCGATCACGTGGTCCCGCGGTCCCGGGGTGGGGACAGCTCGTGGCTGAACCTGGTGGCGGCGTGCGAGCCCTGCAACCATCGCAAGGCGGACCGCACCCCGCTGGAGGCGGGCATGCCGCTGCGGGTGACGCCGTACGTGCCGGACGCCGACCACGGTCTGGTCCGACGTCACAGACGCGCGCGGACCCTCGCCGCCGCCTGACAGCCGGCGGGCCGCCGGCTGACGACGGACGGCCGTCAGACCGCCGTCCGGACACATCGTCCAGTCGCACCGGCAGCACCGGCAGCACCGGCAGCACCAAGGAAACCGGCGCCGTCGCACCTCACGCATCAGAGCCGGGATCCCGGAGGGACCGCAGCACCGCGCCCACCGATGCCGCAGGACCTCAAGCATCACCCTCCGATGCGTGAGGTCCTGCGGCGTCAGGCCGGGTTCAGCGCCCCTCGACGGGCTCCCAGCGGTCGGCGTCGGCCTCGTCGGCGGCGACGCGCGAGATGGCACCGGTGACGGGCTGCGGCACGGCCGGGCCCTGGGCGTCGAGCACGCGGGACGCGACGACGGTGCTGCCGAAGTTGGCGTGGCACTCGGTGCAGTACCACTCGGGGGCGGGCACGGGGACCTCGAAGCCGCCGTAGACGACGTCGGGCTCGGCGCTGACGACGTCGTCGGAGAACGTCATGCCCCACACGATGCGCTTGGTCTTGCCGCGCACGCCGCAACCGGGGCACTGGGGGCGCAGGCGGTTGCGCTGCGACGACACGCTGTGGGCGTGCATGAGGTCGTGGCACTGCCCGCACAGCAGGTGGACGTCGCGGATGACCTGGTCGAGGGTGCGGCCGCCGGCGGTGGTGGTGCCGAGGCGGACGGCGCCGTCGTCGTGGGCCTGCAGCTCGTGGACGTCGACGAACCGCTCGCAGGTGGCGCAGCGCTCCTCGCGGCGCATGGCCCAGCCGGTGACGGCACGGTGCCCGATGAGGCGCAGCACGTGGACGTCGGGCGCGGTGTGCCCGGCACCGCAGTCGCCGGGGTCGATGGTGTGCACGGGGCCGTCGTGGAACTGGTTGGCGACGCCGTCGAGCACCGCGCGGGCGTGCTCGGCGGGGAGCCAGCCCGAGGAGCCGATGTAGGCGTCGGCGCCGTCGAACAGGTCGGCCCAGACGATGGGGCGGTCGGGCCCGAACAGCTCGTCCGTCACCCAGGAGTCACCGTCGGAGGACCCCATGAGCTCGACCGAGGCGACCACGCCCGCGTCGCCCAGCACGGTCACGACGACGTCGCCGCGCTTGGGTCCGTCCGGCCCGCCGGGCAGCGAGTGCTCGCGGGAGCGCGTGGCGATGGCCACGGACTCGCGCAGCCAGTCCGTGGACCAGTTCAGGTACACGGACGGCACGAGCCAGGCCGGCAGGGAGGAGACGGACGGGAGGGCGTCGGCTTCGGTGCTCACGGCCCAGAACATACCCGTTCGTCCCGTCCGCGCCCAGACCCTTGCCCGCGGCTCCCCTCTCGGCTGCGCCGCCGCCGGCGCCGCTCACCGCCCGGCGAGCGCGTCGGCCTCGTCGTCGGTGAGCAGCCGGGAGCGGATGAGGAACCGGACGCCCTCGGGCGCCTCGACGCTGAACCCGGCGCCGCGGCCGGGCACGACGTCGATCGTCAGGTGGGTGTGGCTCCAGTACTCGAACTGCGCCCGGGACATCCATACGGGCACGGTGAACGAGGCGTCGTCGTCGGGGTCGGTGAGCGGAAGGTCGCCGAGGTGGACGTCGGCGTCCCCGACGAGGAAGTCGCCGTCGGGGTAGCACATGGGGCTGGACCCGTCGCAGCAGCCGCCGGACTGGTGGAACATGAGGTCGCCGTGCCGGCGCCGCAGCCGGGCGAGGAGCCCGGCCGCGGCGTCGGTGACGGCGACGCGGGCCGGGGGCGCCGGGGCGCCCGCGGTGGCGTCGTCGGACATCGTGAGCCTCCGGCCTAGAAGAAGCCGAGCTTCTGGCCGGAGTAGCTGACCAGGAGGTTCTTCGTCTGCTGGTAGTGGTCGAGCATCATCTTGTGGTTCTCCCGCCCGACGCCGGAGCCCTTGTACCCGCCGAACGCGGCCGCGGCCGGGTAGGCGTGGTAGCAGTTCGTCCAGACGCGCCCGGCCTCGATGGTGCGCCCGGCCCGGTAGGCGATGCCGCCGTCGCGGGACCACACCCCCGCCCCGAGGCCGTAGAGGGTGTCGTTGGCGACCTTCATGGCGTCGTCGAAGTCGGCGAACTCGGTCACCGCGACGACGGGACCGAAGATCTCCTCCTGGAAGATCCGCATGGAGTTCTTGCCCTCGAACACCGTCGGGGTGACGTAGTAGCCGCCCGCGAGGTCGCCGTCGAGCTCGGCCCGGTGCCCGCCGGTGAGGACCTTCGCCCCCTCGGCCTTGCCGATGTCGATGTACGACAGGATCTTCTCGAGCTGGTCGTTGCTGGCCTGCGCGCCGATCATCGTCCCGGTGTCCAGCGGGTCGCCCTGCTGCACCGCGCGGGTGCGCTCCAGGGCGTCGCCGAGGAACTGGTCGTAGATGTCGGCCTGGATGAGGGCGCGCGACGGGCAGGTGCACACCTCGCCCTGGTTGAGGGCGAACATGGTGAACCCCTCGAGCGCCTTGTCGTAGAAGTCGTCCCGCGCGGACGCGACGTCGGAGAAGAAGATGTTCGGGCTCTTGCCGCCCAGCTCCAGCGTCACGGGGATGATGTTCTGCGACGCGTACTGCATGATCAGGCGCCCGGTCGTCGTCTCGCCGGTGAACGCGATCTTGCGGATCCGCGGGCTCGACGCGAGCGGCTTGCCCGCCTCCACGCCGAACCCGTTGACGACGTTGACGACACCCGGCGGCAGCAGGTCGCCGATGAGGTCCATGAGGAACAGGATCGACGCGGG contains:
- a CDS encoding HNH endonuclease, with the translated sequence MADVLVLNAGYEPLHRVSVKHAITMLVREVAVVEEFVEGASFGPYPLPRVLRLVRYVTMRWVYRGGGRPSVTKDGVKRRDGACAYCGGPAQTVDHVVPRSRGGDSSWLNLVAACEPCNHRKADRTPLEAGMPLRVTPYVPDADHGLVRRHRRARTLAAA
- a CDS encoding DUF779 domain-containing protein yields the protein MSDDATAGAPAPPARVAVTDAAAGLLARLRRRHGDLMFHQSGGCCDGSSPMCYPDGDFLVGDADVHLGDLPLTDPDDDASFTVPVWMSRAQFEYWSHTHLTIDVVPGRGAGFSVEAPEGVRFLIRSRLLTDDEADALAGR
- a CDS encoding aldehyde dehydrogenase family protein produces the protein MTVYAPPGQPGSIVEYRSRYDHWIGGEYVAPARGEYFENPSPVTGRTFCEVGRGTAEDIDKALDAAHGAAPAWGRTSATERAVVLNKIADRMEANLEQIAVAESWENGKPVRETLAADIPLAIDHFRYFAGAIRAQEGSISEIDADTIAYHFHEPLGVVGQIIPWNFPILMAVWKLAPALAAGNTVVLKPAEQTPASILFLMDLIGDLLPPGVVNVVNGFGVEAGKPLASSPRIRKIAFTGETTTGRLIMQYASQNIIPVTLELGGKSPNIFFSDVASARDDFYDKALEGFTMFALNQGEVCTCPSRALIQADIYDQFLGDALERTRAVQQGDPLDTGTMIGAQASNDQLEKILSYIDIGKAEGAKVLTGGHRAELDGDLAGGYYVTPTVFEGKNSMRIFQEEIFGPVVAVTEFADFDDAMKVANDTLYGLGAGVWSRDGGIAYRAGRTIEAGRVWTNCYHAYPAAAAFGGYKGSGVGRENHKMMLDHYQQTKNLLVSYSGQKLGFF